Below is a window of Quercus robur chromosome 6, dhQueRobu3.1, whole genome shotgun sequence DNA.
catgagaagatcacttgaaGATGCCTTGTAGAATGCttttgaagaaaccacaatgaagaatgtgccaatttTCCAATTTCGaagcttcaaatgaagaaacagaggccaaaatcggaatctacgcgaaaaactgagcaagataggcccttttggaaattttgacttttggtcaaaggtcaacgcaaaaagtcaaagtcaattGGTccaaagtcaaagtcaacagtcaaagggctcacgggtcagatccgggtggtccgggtcgggtcggtccgggtcaacgacgtggtgctgacgagacgagacgacactgctgacgtggctgatgacgtgtcACTGATGACGTGGACTAGGGCGTGCGTGGCATGCTGACGTGGATAGGTGACATCATCCGGTGACGTCACACATCATTAGCAGCAGCTCTTCGGCGCGTGTTCTATTCCACCGGCGCGTGTCTGGAACTTCCAAAGGCGCGTGGGAGCGCGTGCAAGGGAGATTGATGCTCGGACTTCGGTGGTTTGGCAGATCGGCGAGCTACGAGGCCATCATGGTGGCGCGTGTAACCATAAGAGAATCTGACCCTGTGAAATCGGCGGCGGCGCGTGGAGAAGTCGCTAGAAACTGTGCTAGCGCGTGGTAGCGCGTGCACCGTCGTATGACCACCAGATTCTCAGGCCAAGTAGATCGGTTGACGAGAAGGCCGTCTTGGCGGCGTGTGTGACTGAGATCTAGCCTGGGAGTAGAGAATCTACGGCGGCGCTTGTGAGAGTTCCAGGAGCCATTGTCCGCGCGTGGTGGCGCATGCGGCTGCCGTTGGAGGTCGGGTTCCTGGGTTTTGGTCGCGATATGCCGTGGAGCACGTCTGTGGTATTGGCTTCGTCAGGCGAGGCTTGGATTTGCGCAGATCTGATAGGGAGAGGCACGGATTGCTTGGGACTTGAGGATTTGGACACAGCAGGGAGCCATGGCGGCTGCGAGATGCTAtggagtctagatccagcaAACAAGCATGTGTGACTTCTGTTGGCGGTGTGCacgtgagaatcttctttgtttgctagagatatttgtttgatgccaagaacggagtttggctttgataccatattaaatattagcattgagatgtgttatatcatgttgtgtatgctagagtagatgcggaagaggaagcatagaggaggaacactgagaacacgaggattacgtggttcagccttacggcctacatccacggaggaatcccttaagggctacatctttattatatgagagtgtagtacaatcacctcctatgttacaatgaaccctaacatgagtatatataggcgaataaaccctagactactagtacaagcaggaatgggcttgggccttttacattgggctaatatgtctaatatatatctctaacagaaATAAAGGGCAAATGGCAAGAgagttaaaaataacaattgtCCAATCAAAAGTCAAAGTAAGGTGTAATGGTAAAAAATGGTCAACTAGGCCTCATGATAGATTTAGTGACTTGCAAACACGAATTCAAAATACTCTCCTAACTTACTTTCACCACAAGAAAGCTGATTGCTGGATTTGTCCACTTGGCTGACCTGAATTTGACTCGAGCCATTAAGATAAACAGCTTATAAAGCAAGtactttttgcattttcttttttattctgtAGAACAAAAGAAATCCATATACTTTCTGCTGCTCTTTCTTGTAGCCATCTGAACATGCAGTGCATTCCAGATAGGCGCCATATGAGAGCTCTGCAaatcaaaataacataaaaattctGCAAGTACTGAGAGAATTTGCTCACAAACATGTTAAACAGAAAATTGTTAGGTATCTTGGAATGCACACAAATTATGAGACTTCACCATAGTTTCAATATATACTCAGTGTAACCAACTTGAACTAGCAATATCAGTCTCAAAATTGCATGCACCAACATTACAACACCATCCAGTAATACAATTGCATACAAAGATCATGTATCAGGGAGCTAGATGTCTTTTTTATAGCAACAAAATGAAAGGAATTAAATTTCTGTGACAAAAGTTCCACagataaattatattttagttacaaaatttcaGCCGTGGAACTATTTGCAGAATTATGCCCATTTATTAAGCAAGAACAGATCACAATAGCCTAGCAGATGATTATGCATTTTTGAACTCGAGCTACAATgttcaaacaaataaaagataactcacattaccaataaaaaagttatatggGTTAATTGCAATCTTGGAGCCCAACTAAAGCAAGTAATTTAACAAGGTTATTCTcttctcattttgaagaatcCAATGATCCCTTGTATAACTTCAACAGCTCAGAAGCCTCGTCCTCATGAATCATAACAAACTTCTGCAAAAATGTCTTTTCAGGGCACTCAAAATACACATGCATTTTAAAATTCTTCTTCACCAAACCTTTTGATAGTAAAACTTGCAGAACCAAACCCCTAGGAATCAATCTCTTCTCCAAGCTCAAAGAAAAAAGCATTGAGTGTTTCTTAATGAGGGAAGACTCCATACCCATCTTGTTGACAAGAAAATCCATTACCCTCGTAAGCTTTTCCTCAGACACCGTCATACACCATGGATGGTTTCTAAATGCCATAGAAACCTCATCCTCAGTCCAACCCCATTTCTTATAAACATTGAGCTTCCTTTCCCATGTCGATTTGCTCATTGACCGCACAGCATGTACTGCCTTGGCAAACTTCATCGTTGAAGGATTAAATCccatttcttttactttctcCACAGCCTCTCTAAACTGAACAGGATTAACCCTGAATGCTCTTGGCTGTTTTTGAAGTATAGAAATGATAAACGACTCGGGCATTCCGCTCTCTCTCAATGTATTAATATTGGGCACCACATAAATTTCAAGATAATTTGTAAACATACCCGAATATCGTTGTAAAGCTTGAAGAGTCTTATCCTCAGACTGAAGCAAGCTTTTAAACAAATCAAAGGAAGGGATAATTTGTTTCTCTAAGCTTCTTCTAAAAAGCTCAGGGAACCCACTAAACATTTTTGCAAGGTCAGGACTTGGAATCCCTTTAGAGGAAAAGAATTCCATTTTGGGCAAAAGGGTTTTCTCAGGATTACATTTGAGCAGTCCTGGGCGTCTTCTAACAAGGTTCGAGATCTGGGTTTGAGAGAACCCATGGTTCTTCAAAAACTTAACCACAGCATCTGCTTTTTCTGGGGTTTCGAAATCAACATATTTGGAAGCTGATAAAGCAGCTTCTGGTGTGAACCCAAATGAGTTTATGAGGTAAGAGACAGCAAATGGTTGCTGACTTGAAATGCTGGAGACATAGTATTTCCAGTATAAAGATGGGTTTTGAAGAAAACCCAGTTTGTGAATTGGTGTTGGAGATCTACTAGTAATGTGTTTCTCACCATTTAGAATGGTTTTGTAGAGACAATTAAACATGGGGATTGAAAAACGCACCTGTTTAGTTGAGTAGAAGCAATGACTTCTGTGCCTGACTGAATTTTTGAACTCCACAGGTGGTAGaaaaactgataaaaaaaaaaaaaaatggtgctgGGAAGTGATTTTAACTAAAACCCTCCTGTGGAATTGAAAAgaggtttatgtttttttgaCTAAGAACACGCAGAACCGACGTCGTTTGTGACCTATGCTATGTAAAGAATTGTTTTCctatttatataatttgttatgttatttataattaattgattttttagacttttaaaagtcggggaaaaaaaactatatagATTTGGCAGTACACTTGAGTCAAGAGCCATGTAGTCCAACAAACGGGATTGAAATTGTGACGACTAAGGGTGTAAATTTCTTCTCcctcaaatattaaaatattaaaaaaaaaactaaagaatggaattgaaaagaaaaaaaaaaaaaaaaagcaaaactttAAAGGACAAAATTGAAGACATACTTAGAGGGTGTAATtaagtcccttttttttttcaactttcaaagaaatactcaaatttttagttttatatattaaattaacacaaaatttattttaaaaaaacatatgcAATTCGATATATTCAATGTACAcaattattctaaaaaatgtgtataattatatacacaatttttcaaaaaatatacacAATATAGTACATTAAACTtactcaaattttcaaataatgtgtataatgttatatattcaatttacaaatttttttaaagaatgtgcacaattcaatatattcaatatatataatttttcaattctatAAGTACTATGTACACAGTATTtaatataatgtacacaattacAATTAACAgacacaatttttcaaaaatatatacaattatataaattcaatgtacacaattttatatatttaattcacattatttttcaaagaatttaCAAAATACTATACATTTTAAgtacttaaattttcaaataatttacatcatttttttttttcaacgtataaaatatttcaatattaTATATTCAATATACACATTTTctcaaagaattgacaaaattttgtacattcaacatactcaagtttcaaaaaatatatataatgttgtaAATTCAACgtatacatttttttcaaaaaatgtacaCAAGTTTTAATTATCTTACATTCAGTGCATATAACTTTTCAATGAACATTCACAATTTGGTACTTTTACtatacataatttttcaaaaaaaattacatgagtTTGTATATTTGAtgtaaacaatttttcaaaaaatgcacACAATTATGAATATtcaactacaaatttttttaaagaatgtacaaaattttgtatattcaatttataaaaattttcaattatatacATTCAAGGCATACAATTTTTCAATGAATGTTACATTCAATGTACATAAGCTTTCAAATaatgtatacaattttttacaatcaatgtacacaatttttaaataatataaacaattctaTATATTCAATGTAAACAAATTTGCGAAAAAAATGTACACAATAGAGATATCAATAATTAGTTGGTCATTacattgttaaaaattaaagttCAATCATGAGAAGAAATTGAGTATCCAAAATGTCAGCATTTACGATAGCTAAGATCATGCAATACAATCAAAACAATTAGACCAAGTaaacaatcacataaattataatgGGATACCTCTAgcaagccaaaaaaagaaaagaaaaaaaataataggatTCAAACATTAGCCTAAATTAGTTGCACCCTTGGACATGATTGAGCAATTAAAGGAACAATGGGATTAATTAACACAACAATGGAAACATAAAGCACTTGGATCTATGATTTAAACAATTCTTAACAGCTGTATCCAAGGATCTCTCCCTCAAAACAATTGTCTGAATAGAAGTAAGCACTTCATTAGTTCAGAAAAATCACAGCACTATTTTTGTATATGCTAACTTATTTAGCACAAATTTCTCTCTATTAGCTGTAGTCAGACTTGGGCTAAAGCAAGTTGAGGATGAAGAATTCAGAGCGATTTTTAAGTAACAATAAGGTAATGCAAACAGATTTGGGTTCACTGTGATCATTATGAAATTGTTGCAATATGCACTTCGCTCTTAACCAGCTCCCAATTTTGTAATATCCATGTTTTACATTCTGCAGATAGGGAACTTCCTATTTAAAAATTCACAAACTTGAAGAAGTTTTCATTACCCTCAAACATAGCAGTCCTACTGAAATCTTTGGATAAAACTGAAGCCCTTAGAATGACTCTTCTTCGAGCTCTAGGTTTTCAGCCACAACCAAAGACTCCCATGCTCTTTCATTACTATTTCAAGCAGATTGGCATGCTTGAGTTGCATTATGCTTGTGTTCCAACAAGGGTTTGAACTGTGCGGAGTTTTCCACTCGAAATAAAATTTAGCTGTATAGAAAAGATGGGGTTAATATCTTATAAAAGGGCCAACTGACAACTTGCCTAGCAGCATTGTCCCAGTAAGAGCGTAAGACAGTGTAATTAAAAACTGTCCAATTGAAAGCCAAAGTATGTGATGGCAAAACATGGTCCAGCTAGAACTCTTGAAAGATTGAGTAAAATgcaaatatgaatttaaaacCCTCTCCCAACTTACTTTCACCCCGAGAAAGCTGGTTGCTGGATTTGTCCACTTGATTGAGATGGTTTTGACTCTAGGCATTAAGATAAACAGTTTACAAAGCAAGTACTTTtgcaaaacttgttttttttcttctgtataaCTAAAGAAATCCATGCACTTGGTGCTGCTCTTTCTTGTAGCCATCTGAACAAGTAGTGCATTCTAGATAGGCACCTCGTAAGTGctctaaaatcaaaaaaatGTAACAGGCCTGTAAATCCTGAGAGAATTTGCTCATAAACATTTAATACAGAATGCAGCTAGGTAATTTGGAATGCACACAATATATAAGACTTGAGAATTCACCATAGTTTTATTATAAACTCGGTACAACCAAATTGAACAAGCAAAATCTGTCTTGTAGTTGCATGCACCAACATTACAACACCATAAAGTAATACGATTGCATAAAAAGATCATGTTTAAGGAGATAGATACCtttttatggggaaaaaaatgaaagaaacaaaaattcacTGACAAAAGCTCCACAGataattcatatttttagtTACAAAAGTTCAGCAAAAGAATTAGTTGTAGAGTTATTTGTAAAATGACAGAGAGTTGAGGAATGCTAAATTCTCATTAATTGAAATGAATATTACACTAAATGAATCAAGTAAATCATAATTAACAACTAGGCTACTTATATACAATCAGAGAACAGAGCATAGCTCAAGGCACGAAGCAAGCAAAACTAAATtttaactaactaactaatgCCAAATTGACAGCTGTTTCCTACAACTGATTTCTGCTTTCCCGTAACACGTGTGACTCGTGTGAGCTCATTAACCAAAACTCCCCGTTTTAATCTTCTTCTCTCCTTTGTCGTTTTACCTTTGAATCTGCCTTTACCTCTGTCGTTTTCAACTTGTAAACTACAAGCTCTATTGTCttcaacactccccctcaagtcCAGAGTTTTAGGCTCTGAGACTTGAACTAAGGAAGCTACCTTCAATTGCTTAGGCATTTCCTTCAATGGCTTAGGCTGAAAGATGTCTTTTAATCCCAATTTGTCTAACAATCTCACAAAAGATGAAAACCCCAATGTTTTAGTAAAGATGTCTGCAACTTGAGAATTTGTAGCTACATGAAAGGTCTTAATCATAccctccaaaattttatttctcacTAAATGGTAGTCAACTTCAATGTGTTTGGTTCTTTCATGAAAGGCAATTTGCTGCAATATATAATTCAGCCTGATTGTCACAAAATAGCATAGTTGGTCTTGAATGTTCAATGCTCAAGTCCTTCAACAACCGCAAAACCCAAGTGATGTCACAAGATATACTTGCCATGGCTCGATATTTAGCCTCAACTGAAGACCTTGAAACAACTCCTTGCTTTTTTGATCTCCAAGAAATTAGAGAATCCCCTAAA
It encodes the following:
- the LOC126689207 gene encoding uncharacterized protein LOC126689207 is translated as MFNCLYKTILNGEKHITSRSPTPIHKLGFLQNPSLYWKYYVSSISSQQPFAVSYLINSFGFTPEAALSASKYVDFETPEKADAVVKFLKNHGFSQTQISNLVRRRPGLLKCNPEKTLLPKMEFFSSKGIPSPDLAKMFSGFPELFRRSLEKQIIPSFDLFKSLLQSEDKTLQALQRYSGMFTNYLEIYVVPNINTLRESGMPESFIISILQKQPRAFRVNPVQFREAVEKVKEMGFNPSTMKFAKAVHAVRSMSKSTWERKLNVYKKWGWTEDEVSMAFRNHPWCMTVSEEKLTRVMDFLVNKMGMESSLIKKHSMLFSLSLEKRLIPRGLVLQVLLSKGLVKKNFKMHVYFECPEKTFLQKFVMIHEDEASELLKLYKGSLDSSK